One window of Dyadobacter sandarakinus genomic DNA carries:
- a CDS encoding NADAR family protein translates to MKSKYNLNWLIQQERNGAALKYLLFWSHIRRHGEEIGKYCFSQWFELPFAVDGVTYLTSEHWMMAAKAQLFGDLKTYEQIIRAEKPGAAKELGRLVMHFDEKVWERERFRIVVEGNVQKFGQNPAYADFLVKTGNRILVEASPRDPVWGIGLAEDDENARDPERWPGLNLLGFALMEARDILRNQ, encoded by the coding sequence ATGAAAAGCAAATACAACCTGAACTGGCTAATCCAGCAGGAAAGGAACGGAGCCGCATTGAAATACCTGCTCTTCTGGTCGCATATCCGGCGGCATGGTGAAGAAATTGGTAAATATTGTTTCAGTCAGTGGTTTGAGCTGCCTTTTGCAGTGGATGGCGTGACTTACCTTACGTCTGAGCATTGGATGATGGCAGCAAAAGCACAGTTGTTTGGCGACCTGAAAACGTACGAACAAATCATCCGGGCAGAAAAGCCGGGAGCTGCAAAGGAACTGGGACGACTTGTAATGCATTTCGATGAGAAAGTTTGGGAAAGGGAGCGGTTCCGGATTGTAGTCGAGGGAAATGTTCAAAAGTTCGGGCAAAATCCTGCCTATGCTGATTTTCTTGTAAAAACCGGAAACAGAATTCTCGTGGAAGCCAGTCCCCGCGATCCGGTATGGGGAATTGGGCTGGCCGAAGACGACGAAAATGCCCGTGATCCTGAACGTTGGCCCGGACTGAACCTGCTGGGATTTGCGCTGATGGAAGCCAGGGATATTTTGAGAAATCAGTGA
- a CDS encoding nucleotidyltransferase family protein — MLLYDHPPKDFQALQEIFASVNVPIEVWAYGSRVNGSAHDGSDLDLVIRSEDLSKLDADVFFELKDKIRESNIPILVDLLDWARIAANFQRNIEERFEVIFQYPPKPH, encoded by the coding sequence ATATTACTTTATGATCATCCACCAAAAGACTTTCAGGCATTACAGGAAATTTTCGCCTCGGTAAATGTACCGATAGAAGTTTGGGCGTATGGAAGCCGGGTCAATGGCTCCGCGCATGATGGCAGCGACCTGGACCTGGTTATTCGCAGCGAAGATTTGTCAAAATTAGACGCCGATGTTTTCTTTGAATTAAAAGACAAAATTCGTGAAAGCAACATTCCCATTCTTGTAGACTTGCTGGATTGGGCAAGGATTGCCGCGAACTTCCAACGGAATATTGAAGAAAGGTTTGAGGTGATTTTTCAGTATCCTCCTAAACCGCACTGA
- a CDS encoding dihydrofolate reductase family protein has protein sequence MRRIIINEHLSLDGVIQGPGGPEEDTTGGFELGGWSPEYADEITGQSIMETIHEPYDLLLGRFTYKIWDEYWPFQTGSVAEKFNNITKYVATKTLQETSWENTVLLNGDVIEQVKALKASDGMDLHLWGSGNFVQALLQNGLIDRMNIWLYPVILGKGKRLFLDGAVPGSFRVTRHAVTPTGVAILSYEADGNIKIGQASA, from the coding sequence ATGCGACGCATTATCATCAATGAGCATCTGAGTTTGGACGGTGTGATACAAGGCCCCGGCGGACCGGAGGAAGATACTACCGGCGGCTTTGAGCTGGGCGGATGGTCTCCGGAGTATGCGGATGAAATAACCGGACAGTCCATCATGGAAACCATTCATGAGCCTTATGACCTGCTTCTCGGTCGTTTTACGTACAAAATATGGGACGAATACTGGCCTTTCCAGACTGGCTCGGTAGCGGAAAAGTTTAATAATATTACCAAATACGTAGCCACAAAAACGCTGCAGGAAACCAGCTGGGAAAATACTGTGCTACTGAATGGTGATGTGATTGAACAGGTGAAAGCCCTCAAAGCATCCGATGGAATGGATCTTCATCTCTGGGGCAGCGGCAACTTTGTTCAGGCACTACTGCAAAATGGCCTGATCGACCGGATGAATATCTGGCTTTACCCGGTGATTTTAGGAAAAGGAAAAAGGCTGTTTCTGGACGGGGCAGTGCCCGGCAGCTTCCGGGTTACCAGGCATGCGGTTACACCTACCGGCGTGGCGATCCTTTCGTATGAGGCAGATGGTAATATTAAAATCGGGCAGGCAAGTGCCTGA
- a CDS encoding DUF2306 domain-containing protein, translating into MKTEMLSDNITASTQQSMLQRVSFRMLEWSSRILTVTVWTSASLFGLYILAFYAAALYQGDMQRWNGVLPKLYQTNAATATTGIGMHFAAGGIILILGSIQLIDSVRLRFPAAHRWIGRIYITACLFASVGGLIFIVVTGTIGGTVMNIGFGLYGILMGLSAVQTYRHAVKRNTEAHRLWALRLYALAIGSWLYRMDYGFWIMLTNGLGHAKGFRGPFDQIMAFFFYIPNLLVVEALVRARTFRAAPSLKIFTSILLLCATGFLGVGTYYFTLYYWGPAILKWAGIQA; encoded by the coding sequence ATGAAAACCGAAATGCTAAGCGATAACATTACGGCATCCACCCAGCAATCCATGCTGCAAAGGGTGAGCTTTCGCATGCTGGAATGGTCGAGCCGCATACTGACCGTTACTGTATGGACAAGTGCCAGCTTATTCGGGCTTTACATTCTGGCTTTTTATGCCGCTGCGCTTTACCAGGGCGATATGCAGCGGTGGAATGGTGTGTTGCCAAAACTTTATCAAACCAATGCAGCCACTGCTACTACCGGGATCGGTATGCACTTTGCTGCAGGCGGCATCATTCTCATTTTAGGCAGCATCCAGCTGATTGACTCGGTTCGTTTGCGGTTTCCGGCTGCGCATCGGTGGATCGGGCGCATTTACATCACGGCCTGCCTGTTTGCATCAGTCGGCGGCCTGATTTTCATTGTAGTTACCGGTACCATCGGCGGCACGGTAATGAATATCGGATTTGGCTTGTACGGTATTTTGATGGGACTTTCCGCCGTGCAGACATACCGTCATGCCGTAAAAAGAAATACCGAAGCGCATCGGCTCTGGGCACTCCGGCTTTATGCCCTGGCCATTGGATCATGGTTGTACAGGATGGATTACGGGTTCTGGATCATGCTCACCAATGGTCTCGGGCACGCCAAAGGTTTTCGCGGTCCGTTTGACCAGATCATGGCTTTTTTCTTTTACATTCCTAATCTGCTGGTTGTGGAAGCACTGGTCAGAGCCCGCACTTTCCGCGCGGCGCCCTCATTAAAAATTTTTACCTCTATATTGCTTCTTTGTGCGACGGGCTTTCTGGGTGTCGGCACGTATTATTTCACGCTCTACTATTGGGGACCGGCCATTTTGAAGTGGGCTGGCATCCAGGCATAA
- a CDS encoding DUF2167 domain-containing protein: protein MKKFLLLFCVLAFSLPSFSQHTDSLSAEESAQFQKILDRDKAIRYQTGQVDVNTDVKLRVPAGYKFMTRPDAEYVIFDYWGNPRRDDVLGMIVKDDYSIADPAAWAFVVSYENSGFVKDEDAEDIDYDEMMEEMQASEEEENTARTEAGYEPVHMTGWAAKPFYDKQNNILHWAKSMRFGQAADTTLNYDVRILGRKGVLSLNAVGELSQLGDIKTHIPDIIHIAEFKQGSRYQDFNPDVDQVAAYTIGGLVAGKVLAKVGILAFALKYIKLILFALVTLFGGLKNKILGLFSKKKPALITDTNHGSTTDSNQD from the coding sequence ATGAAAAAGTTTTTACTGCTCTTCTGTGTCCTGGCTTTCAGCCTGCCTTCTTTTTCACAGCATACCGATTCATTATCCGCCGAAGAATCAGCGCAATTCCAGAAGATACTTGACCGCGATAAAGCGATCCGGTATCAGACCGGGCAAGTTGATGTGAATACCGATGTAAAGCTTCGTGTGCCTGCCGGCTATAAGTTTATGACCAGGCCCGATGCCGAATATGTCATCTTTGATTATTGGGGAAATCCGCGCCGCGACGATGTACTGGGAATGATCGTGAAGGACGACTATTCCATTGCAGATCCCGCAGCCTGGGCCTTTGTTGTCAGCTATGAAAATTCGGGATTTGTCAAGGATGAAGATGCAGAAGACATTGATTATGACGAAATGATGGAGGAAATGCAGGCCAGTGAGGAGGAGGAAAATACAGCCCGGACCGAGGCTGGCTACGAGCCGGTTCACATGACGGGCTGGGCTGCAAAACCTTTTTACGATAAACAAAATAATATTCTGCATTGGGCAAAATCAATGCGGTTTGGTCAGGCTGCCGACACTACGCTGAATTATGATGTGCGCATTCTCGGACGCAAAGGTGTGCTCAGCTTGAATGCCGTGGGTGAATTAAGCCAACTGGGAGATATAAAAACACACATTCCCGATATTATTCACATTGCCGAATTCAAACAAGGCAGCCGGTACCAGGATTTCAATCCCGATGTAGACCAGGTTGCGGCGTATACCATCGGTGGATTGGTAGCTGGTAAGGTACTTGCAAAGGTGGGTATCCTGGCATTTGCACTCAAATACATTAAGCTGATCCTTTTTGCACTGGTCACTCTTTTTGGTGGTTTAAAAAACAAAATCCTCGGTTTGTTTTCAAAAAAGAAACCAGCCCTGATTACAGACACAAATCACGGATCGACCACAGATTCAAACCAGGATTAA
- a CDS encoding transferrin receptor-like dimerization domain-containing protein, giving the protein MKYFTRRSVLLLLSICLSWNADAQQLLGFHSESARKQLSLEAAFDKQLQAKNLNEWMKLMTAYPHQVGSAYGLKNALFIKDKLASWGFEAKIDTVQVLFPTPKVRIVELTEPTKFKAALLEKSFREDATSSQTKDVLPPYHAYSARGDVTAELVFVNYGIPADYDELEKLGIDVKGKIVIAKYGNSWRGIKPKVAYEKGAIGCIIYSDPKEDGYFQGDVYPKGPYKNETGAQRGSVVDLPQAPGDPLSNGFYAAGDKKRLTVEEAPAMMKIPVLPVSYADALPLLKALGGQVAPASWRGALPITYHIGPGPAKVHLKLDFNFDIVPCYNVIGTIRGSDFPDQWILRGNHHDAWVFGAADPVSGAVAEMEEARAIGELLKTGWKPKRSIVYCFWDGEEPGLLGSTEWVEKYESDLKEKAVVYVNSDGNGRGYLGAAGSHTLEKFINQVGRDVMDPEKGTSVLERLRSKMIVEGKAEARSRADLRIGALGSGSDYTPFIQHLGIASLNLGFGGEDEGGDYHTIFDSYDDFVRFKDADFAYGIALSKTAGRTILRFANADILPFEFGNFSNTVNGYATEVKKLLETTRTSAEEHNRLLSEGRFEAVADPKEARQMIKPMPVAPYLNFAPLENALIGLQESADAYTRAIADPGNISAGTIAQVNQIIYKTERFLINEKGLPKRPWYRHQIYAPGFYTGYGVKTLPMIREAIEQKNWREAEEGIMRVSEVLQQFSAEINKAIVLLK; this is encoded by the coding sequence ATGAAGTACTTTACCCGACGATCCGTCCTGTTGCTGTTATCCATTTGTTTGAGCTGGAATGCGGATGCCCAGCAATTACTGGGTTTTCACTCCGAATCGGCCCGGAAACAATTAAGTCTCGAAGCTGCATTTGACAAACAATTACAGGCAAAAAACCTGAATGAATGGATGAAGCTGATGACCGCCTATCCCCACCAGGTCGGTTCGGCTTACGGTTTAAAGAATGCATTATTTATCAAAGACAAACTCGCATCCTGGGGATTCGAGGCTAAGATCGATACGGTACAAGTGCTTTTTCCCACACCCAAAGTCCGTATTGTTGAACTGACGGAACCTACCAAATTCAAAGCTGCTTTACTCGAAAAGTCATTCAGGGAAGACGCTACTTCCTCCCAGACCAAAGACGTGCTGCCGCCCTACCACGCCTACTCTGCCAGGGGCGATGTGACAGCTGAGCTGGTTTTTGTGAACTATGGAATTCCCGCGGATTATGACGAACTCGAAAAGCTCGGCATTGATGTAAAAGGGAAGATTGTGATTGCCAAATACGGTAACTCGTGGCGTGGCATCAAACCAAAAGTAGCTTACGAAAAAGGTGCGATCGGCTGCATTATTTATTCCGACCCGAAAGAAGACGGGTACTTCCAGGGCGATGTTTATCCGAAAGGTCCCTACAAAAATGAAACAGGTGCGCAGCGCGGTTCGGTCGTGGATCTGCCCCAGGCGCCAGGTGACCCGCTGAGCAATGGTTTTTATGCCGCGGGCGACAAAAAGCGGCTGACGGTGGAGGAAGCTCCGGCCATGATGAAAATTCCGGTTCTGCCGGTTTCCTATGCCGATGCCCTGCCGCTGCTCAAAGCATTGGGTGGCCAGGTGGCGCCTGCCAGCTGGCGCGGTGCATTGCCAATCACTTACCACATCGGCCCGGGTCCCGCGAAAGTGCATCTCAAACTTGATTTCAATTTCGATATCGTGCCCTGCTACAATGTGATCGGCACGATCAGGGGCAGCGACTTCCCCGATCAATGGATTTTGCGCGGCAATCACCATGATGCCTGGGTTTTTGGTGCAGCCGACCCGGTGAGCGGCGCCGTAGCGGAAATGGAAGAGGCGAGGGCGATCGGCGAGCTGCTGAAAACGGGCTGGAAGCCAAAGAGGAGCATTGTGTATTGCTTCTGGGACGGAGAGGAGCCGGGCTTGCTGGGATCGACCGAGTGGGTGGAAAAGTATGAAAGCGATTTGAAAGAAAAGGCGGTGGTTTATGTCAATTCCGATGGAAACGGACGTGGGTACCTGGGGGCTGCGGGCTCACATACGCTGGAAAAATTTATCAATCAGGTCGGGCGCGACGTCATGGACCCGGAAAAAGGCACGAGCGTGCTGGAAAGATTGCGTTCAAAAATGATTGTGGAAGGTAAAGCTGAGGCGCGCTCCCGGGCCGACCTCCGCATTGGTGCACTGGGTTCCGGTTCAGACTATACGCCGTTCATTCAGCACCTCGGTATTGCTTCGCTCAACCTGGGTTTTGGGGGCGAAGATGAGGGCGGTGACTACCACACGATCTTTGATTCCTACGATGATTTCGTCCGGTTTAAAGACGCTGACTTTGCCTATGGGATTGCACTGTCAAAAACTGCCGGCCGCACCATCCTGCGCTTTGCCAATGCAGATATCCTGCCTTTCGAATTCGGCAATTTTTCCAATACCGTAAATGGGTATGCAACCGAAGTGAAAAAGCTGCTCGAAACCACCCGTACTTCGGCGGAGGAGCATAACAGATTGCTGTCAGAGGGCCGCTTTGAAGCCGTAGCCGATCCGAAAGAGGCCAGGCAAATGATCAAACCCATGCCGGTTGCTCCTTATCTGAATTTTGCGCCCCTTGAAAATGCATTGATCGGGTTACAGGAAAGTGCAGATGCCTACACCAGAGCAATTGCTGATCCGGGCAATATTTCAGCGGGTACAATCGCGCAGGTGAATCAAATCATTTATAAAACCGAAAGATTTCTAATCAATGAAAAAGGTTTGCCCAAACGTCCGTGGTATCGTCATCAGATTTACGCGCCCGGCTTTTATACGGGTTATGGCGTAAAAACATTGCCAATGATCCGCGAGGCAATTGAACAAAAGAACTGGCGTGAAGCCGAAGAAGGAATTATGCGGGTTTCGGAAGTTTTGCAGCAGTTCAGTGCTGAGATAAACAAAGCAATTGTACTTTTGAAGTAA
- a CDS encoding START domain-containing protein, with protein MLLWISILIQILTSSPVCMAQPGGEWKFVIEKQGIRVYSRAVPDSKIKALQVKCTMPGSVAQIVALLMDLDAATKWVSHTKSCKLVRKISPSELYYYSEVSLPWPLENRDFVARIRVSLDPATRIVTVDAPAVPGWVPVRKGIVRITQSTGTWTLTPADAKNTQVQYTLQVDPGGVIPAWLVNSLSAQGPIESFTNMKEQLKADKYKNAQLPF; from the coding sequence ATGCTGCTCTGGATAAGCATTTTAATACAAATACTTACTTCAAGTCCTGTATGCATGGCGCAGCCGGGTGGCGAATGGAAGTTTGTTATCGAAAAACAAGGCATCCGGGTTTATTCCAGAGCAGTACCGGATTCAAAAATAAAGGCACTTCAGGTTAAATGCACGATGCCCGGATCCGTGGCGCAGATTGTTGCCTTGCTGATGGATCTGGATGCGGCTACAAAGTGGGTATCACATACCAAATCCTGCAAGCTCGTCCGCAAGATTTCTCCTTCCGAACTGTATTACTATTCCGAAGTGAGTTTGCCCTGGCCACTCGAAAACCGCGATTTTGTGGCACGTATACGCGTATCACTGGATCCTGCGACCAGAATCGTGACGGTGGATGCACCGGCGGTTCCGGGTTGGGTTCCCGTCAGGAAAGGCATCGTGCGGATCACCCAATCCACAGGTACCTGGACACTTACCCCGGCAGATGCGAAAAACACGCAGGTACAATATACTTTGCAGGTTGATCCGGGAGGTGTGATCCCGGCCTGGCTTGTGAATTCGCTTTCGGCCCAGGGGCCTATTGAAAGCTTTACAAACATGAAAGAGCAGCTGAAAGCGGATAAATATAAAAACGCTCAGCTGCCCTTTTAG
- a CDS encoding MBL fold metallo-hydrolase, with protein MKSAFTLLLLLVAACCFAQLPKPDDISTSKGPLRIQPLNHATLALTWNGKTIYADPYQGPKTFEGIAKPDLILITDIHPDHFDTKTMDGLDLTHVVIVAPQAVADKMSDALKAKTTVVANGQTIEKMGISITGVPMYNLPESADAKHTKGRGNGYVLKMGGKTVYLSGDTAGIPEMRSLKGIDVAFVCMNLPYTMDVKEAASAVLDFKPKIVYPYHYRGTDGLSDTAEFKKLVNAGSKSVDVRLRDWYTIK; from the coding sequence ATGAAATCTGCATTCACACTCCTGTTGCTGCTCGTGGCTGCATGCTGCTTTGCCCAGCTGCCCAAACCCGATGACATTTCCACCTCAAAAGGGCCGCTGCGCATCCAGCCGCTTAACCATGCAACCCTTGCTCTGACCTGGAACGGCAAGACGATCTATGCGGACCCGTACCAGGGACCGAAAACGTTTGAGGGTATCGCCAAGCCCGACCTGATCCTGATCACAGACATTCACCCTGACCATTTTGATACAAAAACAATGGATGGCCTCGACCTGACCCATGTAGTTATCGTGGCGCCGCAGGCAGTGGCAGATAAAATGTCAGACGCACTGAAAGCAAAAACGACGGTGGTTGCCAATGGACAGACCATTGAAAAAATGGGAATATCCATCACAGGCGTACCGATGTACAACCTGCCCGAATCTGCCGATGCCAAGCATACCAAAGGCCGCGGGAATGGTTATGTGCTTAAAATGGGCGGAAAGACGGTTTACCTGAGCGGCGACACGGCCGGGATTCCTGAAATGCGCTCTTTGAAAGGCATTGACGTTGCGTTTGTCTGCATGAACCTGCCTTATACGATGGATGTCAAGGAGGCAGCTTCGGCCGTGCTGGATTTTAAGCCGAAAATCGTGTATCCGTATCACTACCGCGGCACCGACGGCCTGAGTGACACGGCTGAGTTCAAGAAACTGGTAAATGCGGGCAGCAAGTCGGTAGACGTGCGCCTGAGAGACTGGTATACAATAAAATAG
- a CDS encoding VOC family protein, producing the protein MKNDIYPCLWFNGQAREAAEYYCGIFKNARILDSNPIVTTFEANGNRFMCLNGGPEFRFSESVSFVVSCDSQEEIDYYWDALTADGGQESQCGWLKDKFGLSWQIIPAMLGSLMSDPEKGRRVMEKLLKMKKLELPVLQSA; encoded by the coding sequence ATGAAAAATGACATTTATCCCTGTTTGTGGTTCAATGGGCAGGCGCGGGAAGCGGCAGAGTACTATTGTGGTATTTTCAAAAATGCCCGTATACTCGATTCAAACCCGATTGTGACCACCTTTGAAGCCAATGGAAACCGGTTTATGTGCCTCAATGGAGGGCCGGAGTTCCGGTTCAGCGAGTCCGTCTCCTTTGTGGTCAGCTGCGACTCGCAGGAAGAAATCGATTACTACTGGGATGCACTCACTGCCGATGGCGGGCAGGAGTCTCAATGCGGCTGGCTGAAAGATAAGTTCGGGCTTTCCTGGCAGATCATCCCTGCAATGCTCGGCTCGCTCATGTCGGATCCGGAAAAAGGCCGGCGTGTGATGGAGAAGCTGCTCAAAATGAAAAAGCTCGAACTGCCGGTATTACAGAGTGCATAG
- a CDS encoding SGNH/GDSL hydrolase family protein encodes MKINAFPLHIFVLLSLFATPAPAQDDEQVTRWKGFEKVTFTFRDRAAWYVRPAHAKEGNPWVWRAHFPDWHTEMDSILLTRGFHIAYVNTNDMFAHPAAMQVWDAFYDFLVKEKHFSPRVALEGVSRGGLYVYGWAKRNPDKVSCIYAEAPVCDPRSWPGGKGKGPGSESDWQSWLRLFGKKEAEAAAFTDIPLNDLEGLAAFKVPVLHVLGLDDQLVPPSENSDLLIQNYLRAGGPVSVYPMTRGPQTLQGHHFPIEHPARFANFIEQHSFPVSRPLDRTAYIQPNAGLGNAFEKFRKEKKGTVAFLGGSITHNPGWRNKVMQYLQEHFPDTEFNFIAAGIPSLGSTPHAFRFEKDVLAKGIPDLLFLEAAVNDRTNGFSEKAQVRALEGILRHLYKKNPKANAILMAFADPDKNADFAAGRVPREVAVHEQVARHYGAAFINLARETYDRIQAGEFTWEYDFKDLHPSPFGQEIYAQTIKELLKMEPAPSNMPAKLPALLDPFSYENGRYHSVSEAKKLDRFSVVNAWHPRDSTGTRPGFVDVPVLAGEDAGAAFDFTFSGRGVGIAIVSGLDAGSITFSVDGKKPQHLDLFTTWSPQLHLPWYLMLNDQLPPGKHRLHVTIDRKANAKSTGTACRIVYFLVNE; translated from the coding sequence ATGAAAATCAATGCGTTTCCCCTCCATATTTTTGTTTTGCTGTCTCTGTTTGCCACGCCTGCACCTGCACAGGACGATGAGCAGGTAACCCGCTGGAAAGGCTTTGAAAAGGTGACCTTTACCTTCCGGGACCGTGCCGCCTGGTACGTCAGGCCAGCCCATGCGAAGGAAGGAAATCCCTGGGTATGGCGTGCACACTTCCCCGACTGGCATACCGAGATGGACAGCATTTTGCTGACGCGTGGCTTCCACATTGCCTATGTGAATACCAATGACATGTTTGCCCACCCCGCGGCCATGCAGGTGTGGGATGCATTTTATGATTTTCTGGTAAAAGAAAAACATTTTTCGCCCAGGGTCGCGCTGGAAGGCGTGAGTCGCGGAGGCCTTTATGTATATGGCTGGGCCAAAAGAAATCCGGATAAGGTAAGCTGCATTTATGCCGAAGCCCCCGTATGTGATCCCAGAAGCTGGCCTGGCGGCAAAGGTAAAGGACCAGGTTCGGAGAGTGACTGGCAAAGCTGGCTCCGCCTGTTCGGCAAAAAGGAGGCAGAGGCGGCTGCATTTACCGACATTCCGTTAAACGATCTGGAAGGACTTGCTGCATTCAAAGTACCCGTACTGCATGTGCTCGGACTGGACGATCAGCTGGTTCCTCCTTCCGAAAACAGCGACCTGCTGATTCAAAATTACCTGCGCGCAGGCGGACCGGTAAGTGTATATCCGATGACCCGCGGCCCGCAGACCTTACAGGGTCATCACTTCCCGATTGAACACCCCGCCCGGTTTGCAAACTTTATAGAACAGCATAGCTTTCCGGTATCCAGGCCGCTGGATCGTACAGCTTACATACAACCTAATGCGGGCCTGGGAAATGCATTTGAAAAGTTCAGAAAAGAGAAAAAAGGGACTGTGGCATTTCTGGGCGGATCGATCACGCATAATCCCGGGTGGCGCAACAAGGTTATGCAGTACTTGCAGGAGCATTTTCCGGATACTGAATTTAATTTTATTGCCGCTGGAATTCCCTCCCTGGGCAGTACCCCGCATGCATTCCGGTTTGAGAAAGATGTGCTCGCAAAAGGTATCCCCGACCTGCTTTTTCTGGAAGCTGCCGTGAATGACCGTACCAATGGCTTTTCCGAAAAAGCGCAGGTACGTGCCCTGGAAGGTATATTGAGGCATTTGTATAAAAAAAATCCCAAGGCAAATGCCATTCTGATGGCTTTCGCTGATCCGGATAAGAATGCGGACTTTGCGGCTGGCAGGGTGCCCCGGGAAGTAGCCGTGCATGAGCAGGTAGCCCGGCATTATGGGGCCGCATTTATCAACCTCGCCAGAGAAACTTACGATCGCATCCAGGCAGGAGAATTTACATGGGAATACGATTTCAAAGACCTGCATCCCTCACCTTTCGGACAGGAAATCTATGCACAAACGATTAAGGAATTGCTGAAAATGGAACCTGCACCTTCCAATATGCCAGCCAAGCTTCCCGCACTCCTGGATCCTTTTTCATACGAAAACGGTCGCTATCATTCCGTTAGTGAAGCGAAAAAGCTGGACAGGTTCTCGGTGGTAAATGCGTGGCATCCCCGCGATTCGACGGGTACCCGCCCGGGGTTTGTGGATGTACCCGTGCTTGCCGGGGAAGATGCAGGAGCCGCGTTTGATTTTACATTTAGCGGAAGAGGCGTGGGGATCGCGATTGTATCGGGTCTGGACGCAGGCAGTATTACATTTTCAGTGGATGGTAAAAAGCCGCAGCACCTCGACCTTTTCACAACATGGAGCCCGCAGCTGCACCTGCCCTGGTACCTTATGCTCAACGATCAGCTGCCGCCCGGCAAGCACCGCCTTCATGTCACGATTGATCGCAAAGCCAATGCGAAAAGCACGGGAACAGCCTGCCGGATTGTTTACTTTCTGGTAAATGAGTGA
- a CDS encoding type II toxin-antitoxin system RelE/ParE family toxin — protein sequence MDFLARLTGQIDLISRMPYLYRVSAKQPNVRECILNKHTIIYYQVVNDEKVVILTIRNTRRANS from the coding sequence ATGGATTTTCTGGCACGGTTAACCGGACAAATTGATCTGATTAGTCGTATGCCCTACCTCTATCGGGTTTCTGCTAAACAGCCTAATGTAAGAGAATGTATACTCAACAAGCATACAATCATCTATTATCAGGTTGTAAATGACGAAAAGGTAGTGATACTAACCATTCGGAATACCAGGCGGGCTAATAGTTAA
- the proC gene encoding pyrroline-5-carboxylate reductase, whose amino-acid sequence MKIAIIGCGNMGMAFARAFLKFDLVKNEDFLLVEKSDDRLDGLKSFRPGVITGVIGPQISEYDLIILSVKPQDFQSVAVPLAEVVRPHQVILSIMAGVTIQNIQTALTHKPVIRAMPNTPAMLGMGITAYSASPEVDINALRKIENLINATGRSVFLEDEEQLNAVTALSGSGPAYFFYVVKAMIEAGKQMGFDEAVAALLVKQTMLGSYHLINTADKSLDELIKAVASKGGTTEAALREFGSGKMGETLEQGILAAQKRSRELSAS is encoded by the coding sequence ATGAAAATTGCAATTATCGGCTGCGGCAACATGGGAATGGCATTTGCGCGTGCCTTTCTCAAATTTGATCTGGTAAAAAATGAAGATTTCCTGCTGGTCGAAAAAAGCGATGACCGGCTGGACGGGCTCAAGAGCTTTCGCCCCGGTGTGATCACCGGCGTGATCGGTCCGCAGATCAGCGAGTACGACCTGATCATACTTTCTGTGAAACCCCAGGATTTTCAGTCGGTGGCGGTGCCGCTGGCGGAGGTTGTCCGGCCGCACCAGGTAATCCTTTCAATCATGGCCGGCGTCACGATCCAGAACATACAAACTGCCCTGACGCACAAGCCGGTGATCCGGGCAATGCCCAATACGCCCGCTATGCTCGGCATGGGCATTACGGCCTACTCGGCTTCTCCGGAGGTCGACATCAATGCTTTACGTAAAATTGAAAACCTGATCAATGCCACGGGCCGCTCTGTTTTCCTGGAAGATGAGGAGCAGCTGAATGCGGTCACTGCATTGAGCGGCAGCGGGCCGGCTTACTTCTTTTACGTGGTAAAAGCCATGATTGAAGCCGGAAAACAAATGGGCTTTGACGAAGCTGTGGCGGCACTGCTGGTTAAACAGACCATGCTGGGTTCCTATCACCTGATCAATACAGCCGATAAATCACTGGACGAACTGATTAAAGCGGTAGCGTCCAAAGGAGGAACCACCGAGGCCGCATTGCGGGAATTTGGCAGCGGCAAGATGGGTGAAACCCTGGAACAGGGCATCCTGGCAGCACAGAAAAGATCACGGGAGCTGTCGGCGAGTTGA